One window from the genome of Pseudomonas fluorescens encodes:
- a CDS encoding amino acid ABC transporter ATP-binding protein translates to MIEIENVHKSFGDLEVVKGVSLTVDKGEVVSIIGGSGSGKSTLLMCINGLEPIQKGSIRVDGIEVHDRATDLNRLRQKIGIVFQQWNAFPHLTVLENVMLAPRKVLGKSRQDAEALAVKQLEHVGLGDKLKAFPGKLSGGQQQRMAIARALAMSPDYMLFDEATSALDPQLVGEVLDTMRMLAEDGMTMVLVTHEIRFARDVSDRVAFFCNGRVHEIGPPDQVIGNPVQPETAAFLKSVK, encoded by the coding sequence ATGATTGAGATCGAAAACGTACACAAATCCTTCGGTGACCTGGAAGTGGTCAAGGGTGTGAGCCTGACGGTGGACAAGGGCGAAGTGGTGTCGATCATCGGCGGTTCCGGCTCTGGCAAATCGACCCTGCTGATGTGCATCAACGGCCTGGAGCCCATTCAGAAAGGCAGCATCCGCGTGGACGGCATCGAGGTTCATGACCGGGCCACTGATCTCAATCGCCTGCGGCAGAAAATCGGCATCGTCTTCCAGCAATGGAACGCCTTCCCTCACCTGACCGTGTTGGAGAACGTCATGCTGGCGCCGCGCAAGGTGCTCGGCAAGAGCCGGCAGGACGCCGAGGCCCTGGCGGTGAAACAGCTTGAACATGTGGGCCTGGGGGACAAGCTCAAGGCCTTCCCCGGCAAGCTTTCCGGCGGCCAGCAACAACGCATGGCGATCGCCCGGGCGCTGGCGATGTCGCCGGACTACATGCTCTTCGACGAAGCCACCTCGGCCCTGGACCCGCAACTGGTGGGCGAAGTGCTGGACACCATGCGCATGCTCGCCGAAGACGGCATGACCATGGTGCTGGTGACCCACGAGATCCGCTTCGCCCGGGACGTGTCCGACCGCGTGGCGTTCTTTTGCAATGGGCGGGTCCATGAAATCGGCCCGCCGGACCAGGTGATCGGCAACCCGGTGCAGCCGGAGACGGCGGCGTTTCTCAAGTCGGTGAAATAG
- a CDS encoding amino acid ABC transporter permease translates to MFSTSLSVNDLLYLLEGAWVTLQLTVWSILLGTFAGLLFGLLRALLPRASLPLAWLLDVFRSVPLLIQFVLFNSLKSIAGLNLSAFAVGCIVLGIYAAAYFTEIVRGGVLAVPLSTRRASRSLGLSYVQDLRFIVLPIATRVAFPGWLNLVLGVMKDTALVMWIGIVELLRASQTIVTRIQEPLLVLCIAGLIYYVMSLVVARLGARLERRWQEND, encoded by the coding sequence ATGTTTTCTACAAGCCTCAGCGTCAACGACCTGCTGTATTTGCTCGAGGGGGCCTGGGTCACGCTGCAACTGACCGTGTGGTCGATCCTGCTGGGCACCTTCGCCGGGTTGCTGTTCGGTCTGTTGCGGGCGCTGTTGCCGCGGGCCAGCCTGCCGCTGGCCTGGCTGCTGGACGTGTTTCGCAGTGTGCCGCTGCTGATCCAGTTCGTGCTGTTCAACTCCCTCAAGAGCATCGCCGGCCTGAACCTCAGCGCCTTTGCCGTCGGCTGTATCGTCCTCGGGATCTACGCCGCGGCGTACTTCACCGAGATCGTCCGCGGTGGCGTGCTGGCGGTGCCGTTGAGCACCCGCCGGGCCAGCCGGTCGCTGGGCCTGAGCTATGTGCAGGACCTGCGCTTCATCGTCCTGCCGATTGCCACGCGGGTGGCCTTTCCCGGCTGGCTGAACCTGGTGCTGGGCGTGATGAAGGACACCGCGCTGGTGATGTGGATCGGCATCGTCGAATTGCTGCGGGCGTCGCAAACCATCGTCACGCGCATTCAGGAACCCCTGCTGGTGCTGTGCATCGCGGGCCTCATTTACTACGTCATGAGCCTGGTGGTCGCCCGCCTCGGCGCACGCCTGGAAAGAAGGTGGCAGGAAAATGATTGA